From Marmota flaviventris isolate mMarFla1 chromosome X, mMarFla1.hap1, whole genome shotgun sequence, the proteins below share one genomic window:
- the Dusp9 gene encoding dual specificity protein phosphatase 9 — MESLGRSCLWLRRELSPSRPRLLLLDCRSRELYESARIGGALSVALPALLLRRLRRGSLSVRALLPGPPLQPPPPAPVLLYDQGGGRRRREGEAEAEEWEAESVLGTLLQKLREEGYLAYYLQGGFARFQAECPHLCETSLNGGAGSSMAPVPSPVPVVGLGGLCLSSDCSDAESEADRDSMSCGLDSEGTTPPPVGLLPSFPVQILPNLYLGSARDSANLESLAKLGIRYILNVTPNLPNLFEKNGDFHYKQIPISDHWSQNLSQFFPEAIAFIDEALSQNCGVLVHCLAGVSRSVTVTVAYLMQKLHLSLNDAYDLVKRKKSNISPNFNFMGQLLDFERSLRLEERRSQGQGSGGQESATSDPPSFFTTPTSDGVFELDPT; from the exons ATGGAGAGCCTGGGCCGCTCGTGCCTGTGGCTTCGCCGGGAGCTGTCGCCCTCGCGGCCGCGGCTGCTGCTCCTGGACTGCCGCAGCCGCGAGCTGTACGAGTCCGCGCGCATCGGCGGGGCGCTGAGCGTGGCCCTGCCTGCGCTGCTGCTGCGCCGCCTGCGGAGGGGGAGCCTGTCGGTGCGCGCGCTCCTGCCAGGGCCGCCGCTGCAGCCGCCTCCCCCTGCCCCGGTGCTCCTGTATGACCAAGGCGGGGGAAGGCGACGGCGCGAGGGCGAGGCCGAGGCTGAGGAGTGGGAGGCTGAGTCGGTGCTGGGCACCTTGCTCCAGAAGCTGCGGGAGGAAGGCTACCTGGCATACTACCTGCAAG GTGGCTTCGCCAGATTTCAGGCCGAGTGCCCTCACCTGTGTGAGACCAGCCTCAATGGTGGTGCTGGCTCAAGCATGGCCCCAGTGCCCAGCCCAGTGCCCGTGGTGGGACTGGGTGGCCTGTGCCTGAGCTCCGACTGCTCTGACGCAGAATCTGAGGCTGACCGCGACTCCATGAGCTGTGGCCTGGATTCGGAAGGCACCACGCCTCCCCCAGTGGGGCTGCTGCCATCCTTCCCCGTCCAGATCTTGCCCAACCTCTACCTGGGCAGTGCCCGGGATTCAGCTAACTTAGAGAGCCTGGCCAAGTTGGGCATCCGCTACATCCTCAATGTCACCCCCAACCTCCCTAACCTCTTTGAGAAGAATGGTGACTTTCACTACAAGCAGATCCCCATCTCTGACCACTGGAGCCAGAACTTGTCCCAGTTCTTTCCAGAGGCCATTGCATTCATTG ACGAGGCCTTGTCCCAGAACTGCGGGGTGCTCGTCCACTGCCTGGCAGGCGTCAGCCGCTCTGTCACCGTCACCGTGGCCTACCTCATGCAGAAGCTCCACCTCTCGCTCAACGATGCCTACGACCTGGTCAAGAGGAAGAAGTCTAACATCTCGCCCAACTTCAACTTCATGGGGCAGCTGTTGGACTTTGAGCGCAGTCTGCGCTTGGAGGAGAGGCGCTCCCAGGGGCAGGGCAGTGGGGGCCAGGAGTCTGCCACCTCTGACCCCCCCTCCTTTTTTACCACCCCCACCAGCGATGGCGTCTTTGAGCTGGACCCCACATAA